A region of Fibrobacter succinogenes subsp. succinogenes S85 DNA encodes the following proteins:
- a CDS encoding virulence RhuM family protein: protein MPNELAKQISYILYSSPEEDVKVMALVKDETIWLTQKAMAELFDCSQDNIGLHLKNVYGSGELEKNRTTEEISVVQKEGSRSVKRNVSFYNLDAIISVGYRVNSAKATKFRIWATGILKEYIKKGFVLDDERLKQGNAVFGKDYFKELLERVRSIRASERRIWQQITDIFAECSIDYDKDSEITKKFFATVQNKFHYAITGRTAAEIVYEEADHKKEHMGLTTWKNSPSGRVLKSDVNIAKNYLSEKQIRQLERTVSGYFDYIEDLIEREIAFNMEQFAASVNEFLEFRRYDILDGNGKVSRNQADEKAFGEYEIFNRTQKIDSDFDKVIRKMKKN, encoded by the coding sequence ATGCCGAACGAATTAGCTAAACAGATATCGTATATTCTTTACAGCAGCCCAGAAGAAGATGTCAAGGTCATGGCTTTGGTCAAAGACGAGACCATCTGGTTGACGCAGAAGGCTATGGCCGAGTTGTTTGATTGTTCGCAAGATAATATCGGCCTGCATTTAAAAAATGTGTATGGAAGCGGCGAATTGGAAAAAAATCGAACTACCGAGGAAATCTCGGTAGTTCAAAAAGAAGGTTCCCGTTCCGTAAAGCGCAATGTCTCTTTTTACAATCTCGATGCGATTATTTCCGTCGGCTACCGCGTAAATTCCGCAAAGGCCACAAAGTTCCGCATCTGGGCTACGGGAATCCTGAAGGAATACATCAAGAAGGGTTTTGTGCTCGACGACGAGCGCTTAAAGCAGGGTAACGCTGTTTTCGGTAAGGACTACTTCAAGGAACTTTTGGAAAGAGTCCGATCTATCCGTGCGAGCGAACGCCGCATTTGGCAGCAGATAACGGATATTTTTGCCGAATGTTCCATAGACTACGACAAGGATTCCGAAATAACGAAAAAGTTTTTCGCTACGGTTCAGAACAAGTTCCATTATGCGATAACGGGACGGACCGCTGCAGAAATCGTGTATGAGGAGGCCGACCACAAAAAAGAGCACATGGGTCTTACGACATGGAAAAATTCTCCGAGTGGTCGTGTGCTGAAAAGCGATGTGAACATTGCCAAGAATTATTTGTCGGAAAAGCAGATCCGCCAGCTGGAACGTACTGTGAGTGGCTATTTTGATTATATTGAAGACTTGATTGAACGAGAGATTGCTTTTAACATGGAACAATTTGCTGCTAGTGTAAACGAGTTTCTGGAATTCAGGCGCTACGATATTCTCGATGGCAATGGCAAAGTCAGTCGAAATCAGGCGGATGAGAAAGCTTTTGGAGAATACGAGATTTTCAACCGCACGCAAAAAATTGACTCTGATTTTGACAAAGTGATTCGGAAAATGAAGAAAAATTAA
- a CDS encoding type III restriction-modification system endonuclease — translation MKIQFKYQQFQADAAKAVCDVFAGQPYLESSYLMDSGTTKLFGGSVPAQRGVTGFCNQRLVPELSDSKVLANLQAVQSANLLPQSDKLEGHYNLTIEMETGTGKTYTYIKTMYELNRAYGWTKFIVVVPSIAIREGVYKSFQIMQEHFLEEYGKSIRFFIYNSQNLTEIDHFASDSHINVMIINSQAFNATGKDARRIRMKLDEFRSRRPIDVIASTNPILIIDEPQSVEGKKTKEGLAEFQPLLTLRYSATHRKDAIYNMVYRLDAMDAYNKHLVKKISVKGITVSGSTATEGYLYLEGVQVFTDKAPVATLEFDCKGKGGLLKKKAHVTKGFNLYEQSGGLEEYKDGYTITDVNGNDSSVTFTNGKKIFAGDCVGVVNEEQLRRIQIRETIISHFKRERALFGKGIKVLSLFFIDEVKKYRDYDAPDEMGIYARMFEEEYDSIRKSMQQDLLESPEYFEFLEKTDAHKAHAGYFSIDKSKKGGGRFVDSKVARGSSDSDDIDAYDLIMKDKERLLSREEPVRFIFSHSALKEGWDNQNVFQICTLKSSASEVRKRQEVGRGLRLCVNQNGERMDESVLGGDVHSVNVLTVVANESYEDFAKALQTEMAETIGSRPIKVTIDLFKGKSFTSEAGEKLFVTDDFAQTVYDALLECGYVKKGALTDKYRTDKAAGALTLCEEVAPYCASICNVLDTLYDADAIKPEDARKNNVELRLNKSKYNSKEFKELWQKINAKSAYVVDFETDELVCKSVDALNANLRVTKIFFRVSQGSLDKIKSKEQLEAGNAFKMETTESRAAVATANSSVKYDLIGKIVEDTGLTRKTVGEILSKIQKPVFEQFQENPEEFIIKASRLINEQKATVIIEHITYNKLESSYETSIFTDNTMKGRLGMNACETHQHLYDHLIYDSSNERDFAQKLETSKEVSLYIKLPKGFFINTPVGKYNPDWAIAFHEGEVKHVYFVAETKGSMSTMELREIESAKIKCARKHFAAISSDSVTYDVVDSYERLLDLVK, via the coding sequence ATGAAAATCCAGTTCAAGTACCAGCAGTTCCAGGCAGATGCCGCGAAGGCCGTTTGCGATGTTTTTGCGGGGCAACCCTACCTGGAATCGAGCTACTTGATGGATTCGGGTACGACCAAGCTCTTTGGCGGCAGTGTGCCTGCGCAGAGGGGCGTGACCGGTTTTTGCAACCAGCGTCTGGTGCCCGAGCTGAGTGATTCCAAGGTGCTTGCGAACTTGCAGGCAGTGCAGTCGGCGAATCTTTTGCCGCAGTCCGACAAGCTGGAAGGCCATTACAACCTGACCATCGAAATGGAAACAGGTACGGGCAAGACCTACACCTACATCAAGACGATGTACGAGCTGAACCGCGCCTATGGCTGGACCAAGTTTATCGTGGTGGTTCCGAGTATAGCCATTCGCGAGGGCGTCTATAAGTCGTTCCAGATTATGCAGGAGCATTTTTTGGAAGAATACGGCAAGTCCATCCGGTTCTTTATCTACAATTCGCAGAACCTGACCGAGATAGACCACTTTGCGTCGGACAGTCACATCAACGTGATGATTATTAACTCGCAGGCGTTCAACGCTACGGGCAAGGACGCGCGCCGTATCCGCATGAAGCTGGACGAGTTCCGCAGCCGCCGCCCGATAGACGTTATCGCGAGCACGAACCCGATTCTGATTATCGACGAGCCGCAGAGTGTCGAGGGCAAGAAGACGAAAGAGGGCCTGGCGGAATTCCAGCCGCTGTTGACTTTACGCTATTCGGCGACGCACCGCAAGGACGCCATCTACAACATGGTTTACCGCCTCGATGCGATGGATGCCTACAACAAGCACCTGGTCAAGAAGATTAGCGTCAAGGGCATTACGGTGAGCGGTTCTACGGCGACCGAGGGTTATTTGTACTTGGAAGGCGTTCAGGTGTTTACGGACAAGGCTCCTGTCGCGACTCTTGAATTTGATTGCAAGGGCAAGGGCGGCCTGCTCAAGAAAAAGGCCCACGTCACGAAGGGTTTTAATCTTTACGAACAGTCGGGCGGTCTCGAAGAATACAAGGACGGCTATACCATTACCGACGTGAACGGCAATGATTCTTCTGTGACTTTCACGAACGGCAAGAAGATTTTTGCCGGCGACTGCGTGGGCGTGGTGAACGAAGAACAGTTGCGCCGCATTCAGATTCGCGAAACGATTATTTCGCATTTCAAACGCGAGCGGGCGCTTTTCGGCAAGGGCATCAAGGTGCTTTCGCTGTTCTTCATTGACGAGGTCAAAAAGTATCGCGATTACGACGCTCCGGACGAGATGGGCATTTACGCCAGAATGTTCGAAGAAGAATACGATTCCATCCGCAAGTCGATGCAGCAGGATTTGCTGGAGAGCCCGGAGTATTTTGAATTTCTGGAAAAGACGGATGCCCACAAGGCGCATGCGGGGTATTTCTCCATCGACAAGAGCAAGAAGGGCGGCGGTCGCTTTGTAGATAGCAAGGTCGCCCGCGGGTCATCGGATTCCGACGATATCGACGCATATGACTTGATCATGAAAGACAAGGAACGCTTGCTTTCGCGCGAAGAACCGGTGCGGTTTATATTCAGCCATTCCGCATTGAAGGAAGGTTGGGATAACCAGAACGTGTTCCAGATTTGCACGCTCAAGAGCAGCGCTTCGGAAGTCCGCAAGCGACAAGAAGTGGGCCGCGGGTTGCGTTTATGCGTGAACCAGAATGGCGAACGCATGGACGAGAGCGTCTTGGGCGGTGACGTGCATTCGGTGAATGTGTTGACGGTTGTCGCTAACGAAAGTTACGAGGATTTTGCGAAGGCGTTGCAAACCGAAATGGCGGAAACGATTGGCAGTCGCCCGATCAAGGTGACGATTGACCTGTTCAAGGGAAAGTCGTTTACGTCGGAAGCCGGCGAAAAGTTGTTTGTAACGGATGACTTTGCGCAGACGGTTTACGACGCGTTGCTAGAATGCGGCTATGTGAAGAAGGGGGCATTGACGGATAAGTATCGCACGGACAAGGCTGCCGGTGCGCTGACTCTTTGCGAAGAAGTCGCTCCTTATTGCGCAAGTATCTGCAATGTACTTGATACGCTTTACGATGCCGATGCGATTAAGCCCGAAGATGCCCGCAAGAACAATGTGGAACTGCGCCTGAACAAGAGCAAGTACAATTCTAAGGAATTCAAGGAACTTTGGCAGAAGATTAATGCGAAGTCTGCTTACGTGGTGGATTTTGAGACGGATGAACTTGTCTGTAAGTCAGTTGACGCGCTGAATGCGAACTTGCGCGTGACGAAGATTTTCTTCAGGGTGTCGCAGGGTTCCCTGGACAAAATCAAGTCCAAGGAACAACTGGAAGCGGGCAATGCCTTTAAGATGGAAACTACGGAGTCTAGGGCTGCCGTCGCCACCGCAAATTCCAGCGTCAAGTACGACTTGATTGGAAAGATTGTTGAAGATACGGGACTTACCCGCAAGACCGTTGGCGAAATTCTGAGCAAAATCCAGAAGCCCGTCTTTGAGCAGTTCCAGGAAAACCCCGAGGAGTTTATCATCAAGGCAAGCCGCCTAATAAACGAGCAGAAGGCGACCGTCATCATTGAACATATCACGTATAACAAACTGGAATCCAGTTACGAGACGAGCATCTTTACAGATAACACGATGAAGGGACGCCTCGGCATGAATGCTTGCGAAACGCACCAGCATTTATACGACCACCTGATTTACGATTCCAGTAACGAACGCGACTTTGCGCAGAAACTGGAAACAAGCAAGGAAGTTTCGCTCTATATCAAGCTGCCCAAGGGATTTTTTATCAATACGCCCGTTGGCAAGTATAATCCCGACTGGGCAATTGCCTTTCATGAGGGCGAAGTAAAGCACGTGTATTTTGTTGCTGAAACCAAGGGCTCTATGAGCACTATGGAACTTCGCGAAATCGAATCCGCCAAAATCAAGTGCGCCCGCAAACATTTCGCCGCCATCTCCAGCGACTCCGTCACCTACGACGTGGTGGATTCCTACGAGCGATTGCTGGATTTAGTGAAGTAA
- a CDS encoding DUF3990 domain-containing protein, with protein sequence MIVYHGSIQVVQKPDINHSYRPLDFGMGFYVTTVREQAIRWAVRKSKIYDGASPVLNIYEMSDFTSDLSVKTFPEDLTEWINFVCKCRDGALDYKDYDVIVGKVANDKVFRVVDMYHSGIWDLDRALREIKVYPHYDQIAFITQKAIDSLLTFVSGEEA encoded by the coding sequence ATGATTGTTTACCACGGCTCAATACAGGTTGTGCAGAAGCCTGATATCAACCATTCCTATAGGCCCCTTGATTTCGGGATGGGGTTCTATGTGACTACCGTTCGCGAGCAGGCTATCCGCTGGGCCGTAAGAAAGTCAAAAATTTATGATGGTGCGAGTCCTGTTCTGAACATCTACGAGATGTCGGATTTTACAAGCGATTTATCGGTAAAGACTTTTCCAGAAGATTTGACCGAATGGATAAATTTTGTCTGCAAGTGCCGCGATGGGGCATTGGATTACAAGGATTATGATGTTATCGTAGGCAAGGTTGCGAATGACAAGGTTTTCCGTGTGGTGGACATGTATCATTCTGGAATCTGGGACTTAGACCGCGCCTTGAGAGAAATCAAGGTGTATCCGCATTACGATCAGATTGCCTTCATTACGCAGAAAGCGATTGATTCGTTACTGACGTTTGTTTCTGGCGAAGAGGCTTAG
- a CDS encoding DUF3791 domain-containing protein gives MIQDSFEFVVYMIHACANKWNRLPSAVYKKLRDSGCIQKFLVPNYEIMHTQGTDFVVSDIEEYLKVRKVAI, from the coding sequence ATGATCCAGGATTCTTTCGAATTTGTCGTGTACATGATTCACGCTTGCGCGAACAAGTGGAATCGGCTGCCGTCCGCCGTATATAAAAAACTTAGGGATTCCGGTTGTATCCAAAAGTTCCTTGTCCCCAATTACGAAATAATGCACACGCAAGGGACTGATTTTGTCGTGAGCGATATCGAAGAATATTTGAAAGTCCGCAAGGTGGCTATATGA
- a CDS encoding DUF262 domain-containing protein: MKAESKSFSFLNEIQTFEIPFFQRAYVWKKDNWEELLDDLKQVNRRHFLGSIILKKINDSSVFGATTRVSVIDGQQRLTTLSILLKAIYDTFSDEIKANVLDDARNALFYKRKKTDSTYHIKVKHSKVDRQDFEKVIGSVEANGITSIDYSEIVNLDVDDDNSSHKILCCYKYFIDQLKTSSPDIVSDIFDNLLSENNKMIVVIALDEDDHEQQIFDTINSAGVRLTSTDIVKNALFQKALEFCTEEDVVEFYDNTWGNVFCKDEETLHYWGKKRTIGRIQRDNSEVLLQSVAIIEKIFDPSEHTLTDIPDLYKKYIEEMKEKEVKEFVRKIINYAQIYRDNVPELGKTTCYSYEDSAKRLFHILDVLGLTTFNPYILFLLKKYEKDEGTLNQRMNELEKFIMRRMIAGESTKGYNKNCLEFIDDETKPCQMAELISNDEVFTGLSKIKNREATLILFWIELKRRFDSKKYDLKELKYDYTLEHIIPQKWEENWSDVPYVNAKGEKIDEAEGKVNRQKMVYSIGNMTLLTSKLNTSIQNNKFKVKMEGSPKRKGVKAYAELSITSIDIVENVYNAHKEWNEYQCLQRQVALTKEVLDIWGVDDGDFDEPESFNVIGVNVSKPLIRSVGAKGKKTNIILYKKDGSTIQHDSAKDTLIEAFEEILRSIDKKQMCEYAQKYLSVLDSEPLFKKGEHSSKYANSVPMGDGYYLNTHSSTETKKKQLEDLSDALNLGWRVEFLKKG, encoded by the coding sequence ATGAAAGCAGAATCTAAATCCTTTTCCTTCTTGAACGAAATCCAGACTTTCGAAATTCCGTTTTTCCAGCGAGCCTACGTGTGGAAAAAAGACAACTGGGAAGAACTCTTGGATGATCTTAAACAGGTGAATCGCAGGCACTTCCTTGGGTCTATCATCCTCAAGAAGATCAACGATTCGTCCGTATTCGGTGCAACAACGCGTGTAAGCGTAATTGACGGCCAGCAACGCTTGACCACATTGAGCATTCTGCTAAAAGCTATATACGATACCTTCAGCGATGAAATCAAGGCTAATGTCCTTGACGATGCGCGGAACGCTCTTTTCTACAAAAGGAAAAAGACGGATTCGACTTATCATATCAAAGTCAAGCATTCAAAAGTAGATAGGCAGGATTTTGAAAAAGTTATCGGAAGTGTAGAGGCCAACGGAATCACGTCTATAGACTATTCGGAAATCGTAAATTTAGATGTCGATGATGACAATTCGTCACACAAAATTCTCTGCTGTTATAAATATTTCATCGACCAATTAAAAACATCCTCTCCTGATATCGTGAGCGATATCTTTGACAATCTGCTGTCCGAAAATAACAAGATGATTGTGGTTATTGCCCTGGACGAAGATGACCACGAACAGCAGATATTCGATACCATCAATAGTGCGGGTGTGCGCCTGACATCTACGGACATCGTGAAAAACGCCCTCTTCCAAAAGGCTCTTGAATTTTGCACAGAAGAAGATGTCGTTGAGTTCTACGATAACACTTGGGGAAATGTTTTCTGCAAGGACGAGGAGACCCTGCATTATTGGGGCAAGAAAAGGACCATCGGTCGCATTCAGCGTGACAACAGCGAAGTCCTACTACAATCCGTAGCGATCATTGAAAAAATATTTGACCCAAGCGAGCATACCTTGACGGATATTCCTGACCTCTACAAAAAGTATATCGAAGAAATGAAAGAAAAAGAGGTAAAGGAATTTGTCCGGAAAATCATTAATTATGCTCAGATATATCGTGACAATGTCCCGGAATTGGGCAAGACAACTTGTTATTCTTATGAAGATAGCGCCAAACGCCTATTCCATATTCTGGACGTACTTGGTCTGACAACCTTTAATCCGTACATTCTATTCTTGCTGAAAAAGTATGAAAAAGACGAAGGTACACTGAATCAGCGAATGAATGAATTGGAAAAATTCATTATGCGCAGAATGATTGCGGGAGAAAGTACAAAGGGGTACAACAAGAATTGCCTTGAGTTTATTGATGACGAGACGAAGCCATGCCAGATGGCAGAACTTATCTCGAATGACGAGGTATTTACCGGCCTTTCTAAAATAAAGAACCGCGAAGCGACTCTAATTCTTTTCTGGATTGAACTCAAGCGCCGCTTCGATTCTAAAAAATATGATCTTAAGGAATTGAAATACGATTACACGCTTGAACATATCATACCGCAAAAGTGGGAGGAAAATTGGAGCGATGTACCGTATGTTAATGCCAAGGGCGAGAAAATTGATGAGGCCGAAGGTAAGGTTAACCGTCAAAAGATGGTGTATTCCATTGGCAACATGACGCTTTTGACCAGCAAACTGAATACGTCTATCCAGAATAATAAGTTTAAAGTGAAAATGGAAGGCTCGCCCAAACGCAAGGGTGTCAAGGCTTATGCGGAACTGAGCATTACTTCTATCGATATTGTCGAAAATGTTTACAATGCTCACAAGGAATGGAATGAATACCAATGTCTCCAGCGTCAGGTAGCATTGACAAAGGAAGTGCTGGATATATGGGGCGTTGATGACGGTGATTTTGATGAACCGGAATCTTTTAATGTCATTGGCGTCAATGTATCTAAGCCGCTGATAAGATCTGTGGGCGCAAAGGGTAAAAAAACAAATATTATCCTTTATAAAAAAGATGGCTCGACAATCCAACATGATTCTGCAAAAGACACATTGATAGAAGCGTTTGAAGAAATTCTAAGGAGCATTGATAAAAAACAAATGTGTGAATATGCTCAAAAGTATTTATCTGTACTAGATAGTGAACCTTTATTCAAAAAAGGAGAACACAGTTCCAAATATGCAAATTCAGTTCCCATGGGTGATGGGTATTATCTAAACACTCATAGTAGCACAGAAACCAAGAAGAAACAATTGGAAGACTTGTCGGATGCACTGAATTTGGGATGGCGTGTTGAATTTTTGAAGAAAGGATGA
- a CDS encoding helix-turn-helix domain-containing protein: protein MDKKITSVSELLKDMGIDDDARKGVDKEIENHILGKNLMILRMKNNLSQAEMAKKIGVSQPCISRLEYASNDQIRLGDLNKYVAALGYETTLIISKPQNIAQKIKNTYNQLSALLTELQKYAVDDEAILQGIAKFELEATHNMLNLASALIESSSSKLKKIHPQQETQIILDDSIVESKKKNLAFAQVKEVGGMADFLILLQFIFTLQKTTHRLYF, encoded by the coding sequence ATGGACAAGAAGATAACTTCAGTTTCGGAATTATTAAAGGATATGGGAATTGATGACGACGCAAGAAAGGGCGTCGATAAAGAAATCGAAAATCACATTCTTGGCAAAAATCTGATGATTCTCCGCATGAAGAACAATCTTTCTCAAGCAGAAATGGCGAAAAAAATAGGTGTATCGCAACCCTGCATTTCCAGGCTTGAATACGCAAGCAATGACCAAATTAGACTTGGCGATTTGAATAAATATGTTGCTGCTTTGGGCTACGAAACAACGCTCATTATTTCCAAACCGCAGAACATCGCACAAAAAATCAAGAATACCTACAATCAGCTTTCTGCGTTACTAACAGAGTTGCAAAAATACGCAGTTGATGATGAGGCAATTCTTCAAGGCATCGCCAAATTCGAACTGGAAGCGACCCACAACATGCTCAATCTCGCTTCTGCATTAATAGAAAGCAGTTCTTCTAAATTGAAGAAGATTCATCCTCAACAAGAAACTCAAATTATTCTTGACGATTCAATAGTTGAAAGTAAAAAGAAAAATTTGGCATTTGCTCAAGTCAAGGAAGTCGGCGGAATGGCCGACTTTTTGATTCTATTACAATTCATTTTTACGTTGCAAAAGACCACCCATCGTCTCTATTTTTAA
- a CDS encoding reverse transcriptase domain-containing protein yields MKDSMDLLLDEVSNELFQKFVTNDTVVGVQRDDGIYIATKATVTPFLIKKMLKSGAALGAYQQLTYLDLLRWICFDFDCKKDAGGNVKELKEKYVIPFTKVLDSLNIKYIIEYSGRRGFHIWILFNRAIPKNLGYLIQDRLLDGMKSCLAADLVYGLDRFPKVLSGKKKNKYGSMVKIPLSRHQKGTYSYFVNDINNFSCEKIEKFDTSFLRSQLECLKKFSVNNPIELVERIKLDVQQIEIEEFVKRQFVTPKENYSFEQLERAFESDSALKIIWRNISNGKMTICDRKIMLGTFAHIREGEKILWQIFKMQSNFNAEITNEEIRKNKRVYFPLTIQYLHSIYGVSPCKDQRSIAEFVLEKMDIPFESCEIKKSKDSLLIESILKKENNYFHYNDEVLSLKIEQDFRFFSFYDISESNSVLKKIIAGEAETPLDIDYMSFLRKEEKKERIMISLGVKERVLTTALIFELVSRIQKDYKSYSYHLNLSEGGDVFSPWINSWSKFIQDVSVFFNLKLFEDFGFIKADLKNCYDSIFLSSLKNTLLKSIDKKEKIGKEISNICNYLISFNERLMINAVGSQKGVPQGPAYARVLVEFILDSIVDEFIEKNITLSNKVKIFRYVDDMYIFYDSTLDGEKILMELASFFEKNSLFFNKEKTKIYGKISNLSLEELEEFGRLNQLMYDVTQEKSVLLDGDPCFAMDRFVLRNGEWSINDANFLLSNCIDLPNRIDFAKKHLEQIAASDMGRGSVFRKFYKLLFSSPFLFQLFINKEYYKEIPINSINFKNFIQILFTSVQNNTLLENKENQLKCLVDYFSKDDGVEFIEKSILIFLSKSLEK; encoded by the coding sequence ATGAAAGATTCTATGGATTTGTTATTGGATGAAGTATCAAATGAACTTTTTCAAAAATTTGTCACCAATGACACTGTAGTTGGAGTGCAAAGAGACGATGGTATTTATATAGCAACCAAAGCAACGGTAACTCCATTTTTAATAAAAAAAATGTTGAAATCAGGCGCCGCATTAGGAGCGTATCAACAGCTGACATATTTAGATTTGCTAAGATGGATCTGTTTTGACTTTGATTGCAAGAAGGACGCCGGAGGGAATGTAAAAGAATTAAAAGAAAAGTATGTAATTCCTTTTACAAAGGTGTTAGATTCATTAAATATTAAATATATAATAGAATATTCCGGAAGAAGAGGTTTTCATATTTGGATTCTATTTAATCGTGCAATTCCTAAAAACTTAGGTTATTTAATACAAGATCGATTGTTGGATGGCATGAAATCTTGTTTGGCGGCTGATTTGGTCTATGGTTTAGATAGATTTCCTAAAGTATTGAGCGGAAAGAAAAAAAACAAATATGGATCTATGGTAAAAATTCCGCTTTCGCGACATCAAAAAGGAACTTATTCATATTTTGTAAACGATATAAACAATTTCTCTTGCGAAAAAATTGAAAAATTTGACACGTCGTTTTTAAGAAGCCAACTTGAATGTTTGAAAAAATTTTCTGTAAATAATCCTATAGAACTTGTAGAAAGAATTAAGCTAGATGTACAACAAATTGAAATAGAAGAATTTGTAAAAAGACAATTTGTCACCCCCAAAGAGAATTACTCCTTTGAACAGTTAGAGCGAGCATTTGAATCTGATTCTGCTTTGAAAATTATATGGAGAAATATTTCTAATGGGAAAATGACAATATGTGATCGAAAAATAATGCTAGGTACATTTGCCCATATTAGAGAAGGTGAAAAAATTTTATGGCAAATATTTAAAATGCAGTCGAATTTTAATGCCGAGATTACAAATGAGGAAATTCGGAAAAATAAAAGAGTTTATTTTCCGCTGACAATTCAATATCTACATAGCATATATGGAGTTTCTCCTTGTAAGGATCAGCGTTCTATTGCTGAGTTTGTTTTAGAGAAAATGGACATTCCTTTTGAAAGTTGTGAAATAAAAAAAAGTAAAGATTCTCTTTTAATTGAAAGTATTTTAAAGAAAGAGAATAACTATTTTCATTACAACGATGAAGTTCTTTCTCTAAAAATAGAACAAGATTTTCGTTTTTTCTCTTTTTATGATATTTCTGAATCTAATAGCGTTTTAAAAAAAATTATTGCTGGTGAAGCGGAAACTCCTCTTGATATAGATTATATGTCTTTTTTGCGAAAAGAAGAAAAAAAAGAACGAATAATGATATCACTTGGGGTGAAAGAAAGAGTTCTTACTACTGCACTTATTTTTGAACTAGTGAGTCGCATACAAAAAGATTACAAGTCTTATAGCTACCATTTAAATTTATCAGAGGGCGGCGATGTTTTTTCTCCTTGGATAAATTCATGGAGTAAATTTATCCAAGATGTATCTGTGTTTTTTAATCTAAAACTATTTGAAGATTTCGGCTTTATTAAGGCTGATTTAAAAAATTGTTATGATAGCATTTTTTTGAGCTCTCTAAAAAACACTTTGCTGAAAAGTATTGACAAAAAAGAAAAAATAGGAAAAGAAATTTCAAATATTTGCAATTACCTTATTTCATTCAACGAACGACTAATGATTAATGCTGTAGGCTCTCAAAAAGGCGTTCCACAAGGTCCAGCTTATGCTAGAGTTCTTGTAGAATTTATTCTTGATTCTATAGTTGATGAATTTATTGAAAAAAATATTACTTTGTCTAACAAAGTAAAAATATTTAGATATGTGGATGATATGTATATTTTCTATGACTCAACGCTGGATGGTGAAAAAATTTTGATGGAATTAGCTTCTTTTTTTGAAAAAAATAGTCTTTTCTTTAACAAGGAAAAAACAAAGATTTATGGTAAAATTTCGAATTTGTCATTAGAAGAATTAGAAGAATTTGGTCGTCTAAATCAATTGATGTATGATGTTACGCAAGAAAAAAGTGTTTTACTTGATGGAGATCCGTGTTTTGCAATGGATAGATTTGTTTTAAGAAATGGAGAATGGAGTATTAACGATGCCAATTTCTTGTTGAGTAATTGTATTGATCTTCCAAATAGGATTGATTTTGCAAAAAAGCATTTGGAACAAATAGCAGCTTCTGATATGGGAAGAGGAAGCGTCTTTAGAAAATTCTACAAATTACTATTTTCATCTCCTTTTTTATTTCAACTTTTTATTAATAAAGAGTATTACAAAGAAATTCCAATTAATTCTATCAATTTTAAAAATTTTATTCAGATTTTATTTACGTCGGTTCAAAATAACACCTTATTAGAAAATAAGGAGAATCAATTAAAATGTTTAGTTGATTATTTTTCAAAAGATGATGGAGTTGAGTTCATAGAAAAAAGTATATTGATTTTCTTGTCAAAATCACTAGAAAAATAA